A segment of the Biomphalaria glabrata chromosome 18, xgBioGlab47.1, whole genome shotgun sequence genome:
TCCCTGTATTTCAGAAGGCCTATCTTATAATCTGATTGTCTCCCTGTATTTCAGAAGGCCTGTCTTATATTCTGATTGTCTCCCTGTATTTCAGAAGGCCTGTCTTATATTCTGATTGTCTCCCTGTATTCCAGAAGGCCTGTCTTATATTCTGATTGTCTCCCTGTATTTCAGAAGGCCTGTCTTATATTCTGATTGTCTCCTTGTATTTCAGAAGGCCTGTCTTATATTCTGATTGTCTCCCTGTATTTCAGAAGGCCTGACCTATATGGACGATGAGCAAGAGGGGACTCCACTTCCGGGATTGATTCAGCTTTTGGCAAGGATGATACAACAAAGACAAGGTAGACTACTTTGTATGTTCCTCAATAGTATCTTTTTCACCCTTCATGTTCCATTATTTTCCCTAATGGCAACTCCCTTTTGATTACGTTCCCTTAAACTATCTTCCCTCCTGCTTTTATGTTCCCTTAAACTATATCCCCTCCTGCTTCTATGTTCCCTAAAGTCACCTTCCTTCCCCAACTCAGAAAattggtttcatttttttttacagacacCCAAACCTCTAACGTGATCAGTGCTGTCTTCTGccaaaatgtaggcctaccctTCCTCTTTCATGTTCCCTGCTCTCTACTACCAAAATGTAGGCATACCCTTCCTCTTTCATGTTCCCTGCTCTCTTCTGACAAAATGTTCCTTCCTGTTGTCTTTCATGTTTCCTCTTTCTGTCTATTAGTTACTATTTCTATCGCCATCTCAACTGTCTCCAAATTCAATGTTTTGGTAAATGCGTTATATTGATTACTCAATttgatgtgttgtttttttaagtgacCAGGTCTAAAGCAAAGCTTATAATTAAAAATCATATCTAATAGATGTGCTTTAATTCTACCTTTAACAATAGGCCTAACTGCCAATTTAACTCCAAGCGGTCAAACTGATTATAGGGACACATTtgagttttgtttattttaatgttgtttttttttgtgttcaccTCTGACTTCGTTTACCCTCCGAGGAGGACAACCGGGGACATGACGGGATGCTAGGCCGGCTAGTATTATTTCACATTGACATTTTCTccattgtttaaaaatttagttttgATTAGTCTTGTTTGTGTATATGACACCTCCACCCTGCAAACTAATCATTTTTCCCTCAGTCGTTGTATCGGATTGGCctactagtagatctaatagACTGAACTGGACCAGTGGGTCTCTGTTGAATCCTGACCCTAAAGTCACGGGGACGATGgtccgattaaaaaaaaagtgtctttatttgacaagtttcggatgttccttcagatttgaagataactATTGTCTAACCTAAACCTCAACCACCATCACGACGGGGGATGGCGCGTGATCTCCGCCGGATGGCGGCAGGGTTCGAATCAGAGACAGTCCAAAATGCATTCCACACGATCAGGCAGATCCGTCAGACCAGCTCAGACCAGCTGAGTCGTACGCCAGCCCTCACTGGCATGGAGAACACTTGGTAGAAAATGATTTCCAAAAGTGAAACATCGAGAACTCTTATCTATGTATCGAAAGAGACTCGGAGACATTGCCTTAAAGTAGTAGTATTTAACTTTACACTAGAAATGTAGTTCTATTTATCGAAACATTTAACTttacaatcaatcaatcaatctatctatctatatctacatctatctatctatctatctatctatctatctatctatctatctatctatctatctatctatctatctatctatctatctatctatctctctatctctctctctctctctctctctctctctctctatatatatatatatatatatatatatatatatatatatatatatatatatatatatatatatatatatataggcctatatatagacaacatagaagatagaGTAGTACAAGAAAgtggaatccaaaaactattagccaacaccaaaccaaataaagcttctggacctgatggtattccagcaagattactcaaagaactaagcaatgagctagccccatccatccatcccagtggcgctacagcccatggagggctctggcctgctttaatgagctagccccagtgttaaaaatactctttcaggcatcgcttaaccagggcagagtaccaaaggactggaaagaagctaatgtcaccccccccccccctatttaaaaaaggagaaaaatctgacccaagaaactacagaccagtatcacttaccagcatcacatgtaaaatcctagaacacataatatgtagcaacatcataaaccacttagacaaacataatgtcctcaccggGCCTCACCCCATACTAACAtgactttaggaaatatagatcatgtgaaacacaactaataggactaattgatgatttttcaaaaggtttaaataatagtgaacaaatagatgctatcttactagatttttccaaggcttttaacaaagttcaccaccatagtttactttaaaaaattgaaatattttggcattaacggtccattgcatcagtggattaaagattttctgatagggagagaacaaactgtaataataaatggctctaaatcaataccgataacagtaaactcaggtgtaactcaaggaacagtcttaggtttactactatttttaatttacataaatgatttaccaaattgtattacttcaggaacaaaagtcagattatttgcagacgattgcataatatatagaacaataaaaacaatacaagacacagatattttacaaagagaattagatgaattacagaaacgggaatcaaattggagcatgtctttccacccagaaaaatgtcagttgttaagggtaacaaaaaaactaaaacaaattaattccacttatcttattcatggcaaaccagtaacacagactaaaaacgcaaaatacctaggtgttataataaatgacaaactgtcatggaatccacatattgatgaaactataaaaaaaatcaaacaaagcattagggtttattaaaagaaatttccataaatcaaataagaacatataactaaaatgttatttaaccttggttaggcctataatagaatatgcatcctccgtttgggacccctcaactcaagaaaacattaagaaactggaacagacacaaaatagagcagtgagattcataacaaacgaatattcacatttgactagagtaacacctttagttaaatcactaaatttagaaagccttcaggacagaagactcaaaaataaagtagcaattatacataaaacactgaaccataatctttaaatacaaaaacaaaatttaataaaatactctgaaagacataaagataaaggtaTATTCCTAGTTCCTTATGTTAGGacagatttgtacaaatgctctttcttccctagtgctattagagcatggaatgggttgcctgagccagccaggaaaaccaatgacttggcagaatttaagtcattggttaacatgcatgatgtgtaggacgtaaccatcttcttttttgaagtaacgtctgcatccCTATGATGGCTGGGATTttgtatttctacatttttAGGGCGTCTCTAAGAGATCTAATTGGTACGGGTGTTTTGGAAAGTGATGGTGGTTGGTAGCTATGCttgccacatggcaccctcgttaaccgttggtttTAGAAACAAATGAGCTTTAATTCATTTGCCCCAAgggtcacaaggtctgaaagagctactttccttttttatattatGACTACTTATTAACATCAAGTACTTCATTATACACTGAATGCATAGAAATAGTACTAGTAGCCAAAGTCGGACAATACTAATTCTGCTGTACATTAACCCTTCTTTCAtttgagacaccattttatctaccgtgttccccatactgttaatttgttcacacaatgcatcaataccttcatttatcttgccaataagctcataaatctccggttcaatttcaattaggtaggtctccggatcttcgtcttcatcaattagggcttgccggagacgagctgtaagcacctccttgctaccaccaagcttcaggcgtctgtaacgaagttccggccttagctctttaactaagagttggtctagttgtttcaaagatgcctttgtgctagaatcctacctcctctcgttgagtcgcctataatcccacttctgacaccaatgtaataactgaagggaggcaactcaacgagacatagacgtttatttacacggagacatgacaaacacaaaggggcatctgccttgagcacagcaactccatattggctctctactagGGCGGAaatcctttttctctctcatgtcaacatccgacttgtttagtcacagatagtgcgcaccttctttctgcactatcttggatggcggtgcgcatggcaaagtcataacaatatatatatatatatatatatatatatagtctatatataacTAGATGAATGCAATCTCATTTCCTTTGAACTCAAAGATCTTCCCTTTGAAAGCTGGTTTCCACTTATGGCACGGGTAGGTTGGGCCTACTGCTACAAGTTTTTttgttagtctttttttttttttgctctcgGCTATCATTTTGGCCTCGTAGTCTGAAACACTGAAGACTCCGCTACGGTTCATTGACTGTATTTCCCAGTTATGGATGTCTGTGTTATAATTCCTTAAGTGAGTTCTTTGTATTTCTTTAGTAGCTAAGGTGTTTGAATCTTTGCCACAGGACGCGCATTAATGTAATGACAATAAAGTGATACATCAGAGTGTCAGGGGCGATTCACACGTAATCGTTAGTGGAGAATCTTGAAATACATCAAATACAACTGATGCCTATTATTCGAatctatctatttctatcaAAATGTACTCGAATCTATTTCTATCTAAATGCAGGAACAAATTTTTACTTGAATGTATCTATTTCTAAATGCAGGACCCGATTTAGACTTGAATCTATCTattactctctctttctatctaaaTACAAGACCAAATTTAGACTCGACAAAGCCCAAAGCTATTTGTGTAATGGGGCCCATTATAATACAAGTCCAGATATAGGTTTGGGACACATGATTTTCCGATAAGAAGAAAGTAACATGCCCCTAATCCattaagcttcgggcaggaggggacTCGTTAGCCGCtgttggctacccacctagtTGAAGAAAACTCCGAATTCAAACCGCTACTGCATTGCTGttttatccatatatatatatatatatatatatatatatatatatatatatatatataagtcttcgggagtcaaccctgaagaaaaaatcaggagctggatCAGGAGTaggcagcacccagtgctacaccctggcaggcCTGGAAGAGTTTGCGACGCCACTGACCctaaactgtatcggcacttgccgcTCCTTTAGTTGTGTGCAGAGGGTACaactgctgtgtgggtgacatgGTTCCGACTATATCTAGTTCCCacgcattcatctcatttctatgaaaTGATACATTAGTCGCTTCGCGTTGTAGGCCATATACTAGATATGGAATTAGTAAATCTTCACCTTAAATCAttattcaaaacaaagaaatgcagactctggtttaaaaaaattcttttaaatggCACAAATAACAAATGTTGATTATccaatctgttgaaccatgtTTTAAAAGTTATGGAAATTCATTAAactgaaatattttctttctcgCCTTTGACGTGATCAAATGATAAACAGCATTGTTTGTCACTCGACTCTGTTGGAAAATAATTTATCCTTAGCCCTTGTTGCTTAGAATAATAGAAACTATTTACACGTTCTATATCTAGTATAAATACAAGTGaactaattataaaaattacagAAATTACCGACATCTGCTGAGGAAATTTATCAGTACTTTTGGTAGTCATAAATACCGGCTATCAGTAATGCAAAGTCTAGACAAACTAGCGACTTGTTCTTCGAAAAGACTCTCGCTAAAGCATTGGGTGAGAAGTAGGGggcgagggggggggagggtgttgGACCAAGAATGCTGCACTAAATTTAAGTATTTATGAAAAATTAATCACTGGGACAAAGAATGTTTGGATTCTAAGCTGTAGACTGTTCAACTAACATGTAAATCCAGCACTGTTTCTATGATTGTAAGAACATAAAATGTGCTGATAGGCTGATATATCATCATATACTTGCATCTGTTGTCATATACTTGCATCTGTTGTCATATATTTTCACTTGCATCTGTTGTCATATATTTTCATCTGTTGTCATATACTTGCATCTGTTGTCATATATTTTCATCTGTTGTCATATACTTGCATCTGTTGTCATATACTTGCATCTGTTGTCATATATTTTCATGTTGTCTTTCAGAATCACAGTCTGAAGACATTTCATCGGCCAGTGTGGAGCTGAGTCCAAGCAAAGAGACGCTAAGAAATCTGCTGCACAAGTTCTCCAAGCTGGAGCGGCCCGTCACTCCCTCGGCCCTGAACCTCTTCAAGAGAGGCTATGAAGATTACGGAGCCATGCCCCCCTTGAATGAGTTATGTCGTTCACTTCAAGTGAAATGCGGTTAATAAGTTAGTCAAACcacaataaagattatattcTATTCAGTGGTACCCCTGAttcttttgtcatttttacatcTATAAAAATCCATTGCGATGAAAAGGAAAACCCACCCAAATAGCTTGGGAGTGAAATCAAAATATGTGGCCTTTCAAAGGTAAACCCACCCTAATAGTTTGGAAGTGAAATCAAAATATGTGGCTTTTCAAATGTCCAAACCATCATAATAGCCTGGGAATAAAATCAcaattttagtgacttaaagAGATGCTAAAGTAATTTTCACATAACAAAGAATCCCAACCAGGATAGACAACCTTGTCTGGTTCATCACTTTGAACAGCACTTACCTATGtcacacaaaaatataattcaagaatATTAGCATCTGTgaaatatacttaaaaaaaaacaaaaacaaattgtattTATGATACAATGTATCTTATCAACACGAAATAATTGCTTATACTGCAGTCACAAGTTGATACCATTAATTGGTTTACTCTCAGAATCAAAAGCATGGAGGTAAATGACATGGGAGGTTAATGACATGGGAGGTAAATGACATGGGAGGTTAATGACATGGGAGGTTAATTGTAGTGAAAAAAAaccattttgttatttatttttttccattaaataattattataatttatagaaATCTGTGACTATGTGTCAACAAGTCCCAGGTGCTAAAAGCAAAGTCTTCACGTGATGTCCATGACTAAGTCCCAGGTGCTAAAAACAGTCTTCACGTGATGTCCGTGACTAAGTCCCAGGTGCTAAATGCAAAGTCTTCACGTGATGTTCATGACTAAGTCCCAGGTGCTAAAAGCAAAGTCTTCACGTGATGTCCATGACTAAGTCCCAGGTGCTAAAAACAGTC
Coding sequences within it:
- the LOC129923981 gene encoding uncharacterized protein LOC129923981 isoform X1 — encoded protein: MSATCTCSLVIILTCVLCRSVTSLALRPRESSFREGLTYMDDEQEGTPLPGLIQLLARMIQQRQESQSEDISSASVELSPSKETLRNLLHKFSKLERPVTPSALNLFKRGYEDYGAMPPLNELCRSLQVKCG
- the LOC129923981 gene encoding uncharacterized protein LOC129923981 isoform X2, with protein sequence MKDHKKKVWRSEGLTYMDDEQEGTPLPGLIQLLARMIQQRQESQSEDISSASVELSPSKETLRNLLHKFSKLERPVTPSALNLFKRGYEDYGAMPPLNELCRSLQVKCG